The following coding sequences lie in one Rothia sp. SD9660Na genomic window:
- the nadE gene encoding ammonia-dependent NAD(+) synthetase, translating to MRDLQAHIIEELGVKPSIDPAEEVRKRVQFLVDYLKATGTRGFVLGISGGLDSTLAGRLCQLAVEQLELEGVEAEFIAVRLPYKVQADEDDAQAALRFIMPQQTVTYNIAEAVDGFESAFATATGRPIADFNKGNVKARARMIAQYALAGEKNLLVVGTDHGAEAVTGFFTKFGDGGADVMPLFGLNKRQNRALLKVLGADTCLWEKVPTADLLDGKPGRTDEDELGVTYDQIDDYLEGKDIDPVAAENIEGRFLRSRHKRTTPVTIFDSWYKQ from the coding sequence ATGCGCGATTTACAGGCTCACATCATTGAAGAACTGGGCGTGAAGCCCTCCATCGACCCGGCTGAGGAGGTGCGCAAACGCGTCCAGTTCCTGGTGGACTACCTCAAAGCCACCGGCACCCGCGGCTTTGTTCTGGGCATTTCGGGTGGGCTGGATTCCACCCTGGCCGGACGCCTGTGCCAGCTAGCCGTGGAGCAGCTAGAGCTTGAGGGCGTCGAGGCTGAGTTTATTGCCGTCCGCCTGCCCTACAAGGTGCAGGCCGATGAGGATGACGCCCAGGCAGCCCTGCGCTTCATCATGCCCCAGCAGACCGTCACCTACAACATCGCAGAGGCCGTCGATGGCTTCGAATCAGCTTTTGCAACCGCCACCGGCCGCCCTATCGCTGACTTCAACAAGGGCAACGTGAAGGCCCGTGCCCGTATGATCGCCCAGTATGCCCTGGCAGGTGAGAAGAACCTGCTGGTGGTCGGCACTGATCACGGCGCTGAGGCTGTCACCGGCTTCTTTACTAAGTTCGGTGACGGCGGGGCGGACGTTATGCCTCTCTTTGGCTTGAATAAGCGCCAAAACCGGGCCCTGCTCAAGGTGCTGGGCGCTGATACCTGCCTGTGGGAGAAGGTACCCACCGCCGATCTGCTCGACGGCAAGCCCGGTCGTACCGATGAGGACGAGCTGGGGGTTACCTACGACCAGATTGATGACTATCTAGAGGGTAAGGACATTGACCCGGTGGCAGCTGAGAACATCGAGGGCAGGTTCCTGCGGTCGCGCCATAAGCGCACCACCCCGGTCACGATTTTTGATTCTTGGTATAAGCAGTAA
- a CDS encoding phosphatase PAP2 family protein, translating to MNHTPESPRPGGVRVRPSAEHKDAPARLPALSALAGLGPYLARTSLAGLLVFVSMWLVNAQALTNPIDDAIWQASLTWRTTALDTFFSVLTQAFNTLPMTIYVLVALGVFIWRYGSAWPLIGLGATMVLTPLVVTVLKNLIDRPRPSLTHRLVEELTFSFPSGHSTSTAAFCAALFLTAYPALTQQGRRALGVGLGALAVTIGFSRIYVGVHWVTDVVGGLALGLAIACLVHLVLITAYTKNQKS from the coding sequence GTGAACCACACCCCCGAATCGCCCCGCCCAGGTGGGGTGCGCGTCCGTCCGTCCGCTGAGCACAAGGACGCCCCCGCCCGCCTTCCTGCCCTCAGCGCGCTGGCGGGACTAGGCCCCTACCTAGCCCGCACTAGCCTAGCGGGTCTACTGGTGTTTGTGTCGATGTGGCTGGTCAATGCACAGGCCCTCACGAACCCTATCGACGATGCCATCTGGCAGGCGTCGCTGACCTGGCGCACTACCGCGCTCGATACCTTTTTCTCGGTGCTCACCCAGGCCTTCAATACCCTGCCCATGACAATCTATGTGCTGGTGGCCCTGGGGGTTTTCATCTGGCGCTACGGCTCTGCCTGGCCCCTCATCGGCCTGGGTGCCACCATGGTCCTGACCCCCTTGGTCGTCACAGTCCTCAAAAATCTGATTGACCGACCTCGCCCCTCCCTTACACACCGCCTGGTGGAGGAGTTAACTTTTTCCTTCCCCTCGGGTCATTCCACCAGCACCGCTGCCTTCTGCGCTGCGCTTTTTCTCACTGCTTACCCGGCCCTGACCCAGCAAGGACGCCGCGCCCTGGGAGTAGGGCTCGGCGCGCTCGCGGTGACCATCGGGTTTTCCCGTATCTATGTGGGGGTGCACTGGGTTACCGACGTGGTCGGCGGCTTAGCGCTGGGCCTGGCAATCGCCTGCCTGGTCCATCTAGTTCTGATTACTGCTTATACCAAGAATCAAAAATCGTGA
- a CDS encoding carboxymuconolactone decarboxylase family protein, with the protein MSDTPKEFYLDKSDPAAWSAFGVLSKQAGESARAAGLDDQLIELVCLRISQINGCAYCLKVHTKRAIKAGLSENRRALVSVWEESSEYSLTEKAALFLAETVTKLPCPEDRDFARTYARGVLTDEQYSAVQWLAISMNAANRISIMSQHPA; encoded by the coding sequence ATGTCTGATACACCTAAAGAGTTTTATCTCGATAAATCCGACCCGGCGGCCTGGTCAGCTTTTGGCGTCCTGAGCAAGCAGGCGGGCGAGTCAGCCCGCGCAGCGGGCCTTGATGACCAGCTCATCGAACTGGTCTGCCTGCGCATCTCGCAGATCAATGGATGCGCCTACTGCCTGAAGGTGCATACCAAGCGAGCCATCAAGGCGGGGCTGAGTGAGAACCGTCGGGCCCTAGTGAGCGTCTGGGAGGAAAGCAGCGAATACAGTCTCACTGAAAAGGCGGCGCTCTTCCTGGCTGAAACCGTCACGAAGCTCCCCTGCCCCGAAGACAGGGATTTTGCCCGCACCTACGCCCGGGGTGTGCTCACCGACGAGCAGTACAGCGCCGTGCAGTGGCTAGCAATCTCTATGAACGCAGCTAACCGTATTTCGATTATGTCGCAGCACCCGGCCTAG
- a CDS encoding GNAT family N-acetyltransferase, translating into MNATLENPLVAERDESGRGAYEIFADSSGSPAGFTQFFTYTEGGVKQRIFPHTVVKEEFGGHGLASKLVKSALDQAIEAGYEPVIVCPYIKGWVEKHPDYAEKTRKPEPAHLRFLAKAGK; encoded by the coding sequence ATGAACGCAACCCTTGAGAACCCACTTGTCGCTGAACGCGACGAGAGCGGCCGCGGCGCCTACGAGATTTTTGCCGATAGCTCCGGCAGCCCGGCTGGCTTCACCCAGTTCTTCACCTACACCGAAGGCGGGGTCAAGCAGCGTATCTTCCCCCACACGGTAGTGAAGGAAGAATTCGGCGGGCACGGGCTGGCTTCTAAGCTCGTCAAAAGCGCCCTCGACCAGGCCATTGAGGCCGGGTACGAACCGGTCATTGTCTGCCCCTATATCAAGGGCTGGGTGGAGAAGCACCCCGACTATGCCGAGAAGACCCGCAAGCCCGAACCTGCCCACCTGCGCTTTTTAGCGAAGGCAGGTAAGTAA
- a CDS encoding M18 family aminopeptidase, with product MTLSQTFDARANIDDLAAFVTASPTSFHAAAEVARRLTAAGFTELSEQDAWGSTAATGKHFVVRDGAIIAWAGSAQHESYRVLGAHTDSPGFKVKPKSSVRTLTWNQVGVEVYGGPLLNSWLDRELRLAGRLTVLVDEALETRLVATGPIARVPQLAIHLDRAANEGLKLDKQGNLYPVWGFGDSTGDVLAYLAERAEGGPVDPESIVGYDLMFADSAEPRVFGENDELFASGRLDNLSSVHAGLTALIRYAESGAESAQTAVLAAFDHEEIGSESRSGAAGPFLEDILVRLSEARGDSAEAYRRSISESVCLSSDAGHLVHPNYAGHHDPTVRPTPGGGPLLKINANQRYATDAIGAGIFAQACTLAEVPYQEFVSNNNVPCGSTIGPITATRLGMRTVDVGVGLLSMHSARELTTVADMAHLTRAIEGFYRI from the coding sequence ATGACTCTTTCACAGACTTTCGATGCCCGAGCCAATATTGATGATTTAGCTGCCTTTGTGACCGCCTCCCCCACCTCCTTCCACGCGGCGGCTGAGGTTGCCCGGCGCCTGACCGCCGCCGGCTTCACTGAGCTGAGTGAGCAGGACGCCTGGGGTAGTACAGCTGCGACCGGCAAGCACTTCGTGGTGCGCGATGGTGCCATCATCGCCTGGGCCGGTAGTGCTCAGCATGAGAGCTACCGGGTGCTGGGGGCCCACACTGATTCCCCCGGCTTTAAGGTCAAGCCCAAGTCCTCGGTGCGCACCCTGACCTGGAACCAGGTGGGGGTCGAAGTCTACGGTGGCCCTCTGCTCAACTCTTGGCTGGACCGCGAACTACGCCTGGCTGGTCGCCTGACTGTGCTGGTGGACGAAGCGCTCGAAACCCGCCTGGTTGCCACCGGGCCGATTGCCCGCGTCCCCCAGCTCGCCATCCACCTGGATCGCGCCGCCAACGAGGGCCTCAAACTCGATAAGCAGGGCAACCTCTACCCCGTGTGGGGCTTTGGTGACTCCACCGGTGATGTGCTGGCCTACCTGGCAGAACGAGCCGAGGGTGGTCCCGTTGACCCCGAAAGCATCGTGGGTTACGACCTCATGTTCGCAGACTCTGCTGAACCCCGCGTCTTTGGTGAGAACGATGAACTCTTTGCCTCGGGGCGGCTGGATAATCTCAGCTCCGTCCATGCCGGCCTCACCGCCCTGATCCGTTACGCTGAGTCGGGGGCAGAGTCCGCCCAGACCGCCGTGCTCGCCGCTTTTGATCACGAAGAGATCGGCTCAGAATCCCGCTCCGGGGCAGCAGGTCCCTTCCTGGAGGACATCCTGGTGCGGCTCTCTGAGGCCCGTGGCGATTCCGCTGAAGCCTACCGCCGCTCTATCTCTGAGTCGGTCTGCCTCTCATCCGATGCCGGGCACCTAGTCCACCCCAACTACGCCGGGCACCACGACCCGACCGTCCGCCCTACTCCTGGTGGTGGGCCCCTGCTCAAAATTAACGCCAACCAGCGCTACGCCACCGACGCCATCGGTGCCGGTATCTTTGCCCAGGCCTGCACCCTGGCAGAAGTGCCCTACCAGGAGTTCGTCTCTAACAACAATGTTCCTTGTGGGTCCACCATCGGCCCCATCACCGCCACCCGCTTAGGCATGCGGACCGTGGACGTTGGCGTCGGCTTGCTCTCCATGCACTCGGCCCGCGAACTCACCACCGTAGCCGACATGGCTCACCTTACCCGCGCGATTGAGGGGTTCTACAGAATCTAG